A genomic region of Desulfovibrio aminophilus contains the following coding sequences:
- a CDS encoding sulfite exporter TauE/SafE family protein, translated as MGFGRQLFEFMKAASVAHAKWDLEVSMSILKNRKKLLLLLLLALPCLFFGFAEAGDFLGGKTAYAPAFYSTKIFLVSIAVGLAAGLITGCIGAGGGFIITPALMAAGVKGILAVGTDLFHIFAKAIMGTTVHKKLGNVSAKLAVAFLVGSGAGTFVGGAINKGLYNKDPLLSELFISSIYAVLLGFLGFYALFDFIKASRKPGGGGGDAHGGGGGTTALAVKLQNMQIPPMITFDEDLVPGGRRISGWIVAAGGAVVGVLAAIMGVGGGFVTFPMFVYIFGVSSMTTVGTDILQIIFTAGLAAIAQYAIYGFVFYTLAMGMLLGSLLGIQIGALTTKVVKGIHIRGFYAVSIIAGFINRAATLPKKLTELEMVDLSKSFVTNVEFVGNIIFWVVVAIFGVWVFGKFFANIGKLRGEA; from the coding sequence ATGGGATTCGGAAGACAGCTCTTTGAATTCATGAAAGCCGCCTCGGTGGCCCACGCCAAGTGGGACCTCGAGGTGTCCATGTCCATCCTGAAGAACCGCAAGAAGCTCCTGCTGCTTCTGCTGCTGGCCCTGCCCTGCCTGTTCTTCGGCTTCGCCGAGGCGGGCGACTTCCTGGGCGGCAAGACGGCCTACGCCCCGGCCTTCTACTCCACGAAGATCTTTCTCGTCTCCATCGCCGTGGGCCTGGCCGCGGGCCTGATCACCGGCTGCATCGGCGCGGGCGGCGGCTTCATCATCACCCCGGCGCTCATGGCCGCGGGCGTGAAGGGCATCCTGGCCGTGGGCACGGACCTCTTCCACATCTTCGCCAAGGCCATCATGGGCACCACGGTGCACAAGAAGCTCGGCAACGTCTCCGCCAAGCTGGCCGTGGCCTTCCTGGTGGGATCGGGAGCGGGCACATTCGTCGGCGGCGCGATCAACAAGGGATTATACAACAAGGACCCGCTGCTCTCCGAGCTGTTCATCAGCTCCATCTACGCCGTTCTGCTCGGCTTCCTGGGCTTCTACGCCCTGTTCGACTTCATCAAGGCCAGCCGCAAGCCCGGCGGCGGTGGCGGCGACGCCCACGGCGGCGGTGGCGGCACCACGGCCCTGGCCGTGAAGCTCCAGAACATGCAGATTCCGCCCATGATCACCTTCGACGAGGACCTGGTCCCCGGCGGACGGCGGATCTCCGGCTGGATCGTGGCGGCCGGCGGCGCCGTGGTCGGCGTCCTGGCTGCCATCATGGGCGTGGGCGGCGGCTTCGTCACCTTCCCCATGTTCGTCTACATCTTCGGCGTGTCCTCCATGACCACGGTGGGCACCGACATCCTCCAGATCATCTTCACGGCGGGCCTGGCGGCCATCGCCCAGTACGCCATCTACGGCTTCGTGTTCTATACCCTGGCCATGGGCATGCTCCTTGGCTCGCTCCTGGGCATCCAGATCGGCGCGCTGACCACCAAGGTCGTCAAGGGCATCCACATCCGCGGCTTCTACGCCGTCTCGATCATCGCGGGCTTCATCAACCGCGCCGCCACGCTGCCCAAGAAGCTCACGGAGCTGGAGATGGTCGATCTCTCCAAGTCCTTCGTGACCAACGTCGAATTCGTGGGCAACATCATCTTCTGGGTGGTTGTCGCCATCTTCGGCGTCTGGGTGTTCGGCAAGTTCTTCGCCAACATCGGCAAGCTGAGAGGGGAGGCCTAG
- a CDS encoding formate dehydrogenase accessory protein FdhE: protein MSTDPKDTVAELEKKLGQLRENEYLPPDLVRLVSGVARRQDEARAEVRIELPAPAGLASAEDNLQGRPLLARESFPVDSALSRALFEEFLAMLADLGGDLEEAARVVRAASAAGELDLERAEGAFLAGDDAWFARFGRRTPNAPRVLNFLVQAALTPGLAEAAARLSPGLDLETPRQHGHCPVCGSLPLISNLAGKEGRREVTCSFCRTSYRIRRLACPFCDHADPQGSRSFTVREIPGYRVEVCDSCHSYMKTADFREMDRPSVPVLDDLESLPLDYLAQKQGFRRPTLSAWGF from the coding sequence ATGTCGACAGACCCGAAAGACACTGTGGCGGAGCTGGAAAAGAAGCTCGGCCAGTTGCGCGAAAACGAATACCTGCCGCCGGATCTCGTGCGCCTGGTGAGCGGCGTGGCCCGCCGCCAGGATGAGGCCCGGGCCGAGGTCCGCATCGAACTCCCGGCCCCGGCCGGGCTGGCCTCGGCCGAGGACAACCTCCAGGGCCGCCCGCTCCTGGCCCGGGAGTCCTTTCCCGTGGACAGCGCCCTGTCCCGCGCGCTGTTCGAGGAATTCCTGGCCATGCTCGCGGACCTGGGCGGCGACCTGGAAGAGGCCGCCCGCGTGGTGCGCGCGGCGTCGGCAGCCGGGGAGCTGGACCTGGAGCGGGCCGAGGGCGCCTTCCTGGCCGGTGACGACGCCTGGTTCGCGCGCTTCGGCCGGCGCACGCCCAACGCCCCGCGCGTCCTGAATTTCCTGGTCCAGGCCGCGCTCACGCCGGGCCTGGCCGAGGCCGCCGCCCGGCTCTCCCCGGGCCTCGACCTGGAGACGCCCCGCCAGCACGGCCACTGCCCGGTCTGCGGCAGCCTGCCGCTCATCTCGAACCTCGCGGGCAAGGAAGGCCGCCGCGAGGTCACCTGCTCCTTCTGCCGCACCTCCTACCGCATCCGCCGCCTGGCCTGCCCCTTCTGCGACCACGCCGATCCCCAGGGCTCGCGCTCCTTCACGGTCCGGGAGATTCCCGGCTACCGGGTGGAGGTCTGCGACTCCTGCCACTCGTACATGAAGACGGCCGACTTCCGGGAGATGGACCGGCCGTCCGTGCCGGTGCTCGACGACCTCGAATCCCTGCCCCTGGACTACCTGGCCCAGAAGCAGGGCTTCCGGCGTCCCACGCTCTCGGCCTGGGGATTCTAG
- a CDS encoding glycosyltransferase: MRPFRDVFQRLRLAGFLDPGQALEAAAALLADARPDQPQRLFTAGALLRQAVVFLPFDPALAAQARRLFPAAPPPPGFSRWLDGLPGSTGTDPARTLAQALNAWQTGGRAAFLAETESLLASPQGAAAAPLLAWGLRAAGEPDQAARALERAPENFLARNLRARLALDADRPAEARGHLLASLEMEPLQPSAIMQLAAPEPDPSLPGSRRVHVCLYSWNKPEALARTLESLAATELGPARVTLLNNGSTSIPQEELEALARRAAPNLALDVLHLPVNVGAPPARNWLWSLPASREAEYVAFLDDDVLLPRRWLAGLLGALEAEPRACAAGVKVLHPRSPLVIQYAWRFFAETGEGRIRFTPNAPTVLDLGQYDHLRPCLSVMGCCHLLHRERLERLGVPGFDPRFSPSQVDDIEHDLQIWKAGGMVLFEGRSGVVHLQDTGDPARRTPLSLAQAQANHFKMEHKFSGEELEAMRRDVEQADAEAFRAALRTVSPSLPAPAREFWRALAPFLP; this comes from the coding sequence ATGCGGCCGTTCCGGGACGTCTTCCAACGCCTGCGTCTGGCGGGTTTCCTGGACCCCGGACAGGCCTTGGAGGCCGCCGCCGCGCTCCTGGCCGACGCCCGGCCGGACCAGCCCCAGCGCCTGTTCACCGCCGGAGCCCTGCTGCGCCAGGCGGTGGTCTTCCTGCCCTTTGACCCGGCCCTGGCGGCCCAGGCCCGGCGGCTTTTTCCGGCCGCGCCCCCGCCCCCCGGCTTCAGCCGCTGGCTGGACGGGCTGCCCGGTTCGACCGGAACGGACCCGGCGCGGACGCTGGCCCAGGCCCTGAACGCCTGGCAGACCGGCGGGCGCGCCGCCTTCCTGGCCGAAACCGAAAGCCTGCTCGCCTCTCCCCAGGGAGCGGCGGCCGCGCCCCTGCTGGCCTGGGGACTGCGCGCGGCCGGGGAGCCGGACCAGGCGGCCCGGGCCCTGGAGCGCGCCCCGGAGAACTTCCTGGCCCGCAACCTGCGCGCCCGGCTGGCCCTGGACGCGGACCGTCCGGCCGAGGCCCGGGGGCACCTCCTGGCCTCCCTGGAGATGGAGCCCCTCCAGCCCTCGGCCATCATGCAGCTGGCCGCGCCCGAGCCCGACCCGTCCCTGCCGGGGTCGCGCCGAGTCCACGTCTGCCTCTATTCCTGGAACAAGCCCGAGGCCCTGGCCCGGACCCTGGAGAGCCTGGCCGCCACGGAGCTGGGCCCGGCCCGGGTCACGCTCCTGAATAACGGCTCCACCTCGATCCCGCAGGAGGAGCTGGAGGCCCTGGCCCGGCGCGCGGCCCCGAACCTCGCCCTGGACGTGCTGCACCTGCCGGTGAACGTGGGCGCGCCGCCCGCGCGCAACTGGCTCTGGTCCCTGCCCGCGTCGAGGGAGGCCGAGTACGTCGCCTTCCTGGACGACGACGTGCTCCTGCCCCGGCGCTGGCTGGCCGGACTCCTGGGCGCCCTGGAGGCCGAGCCCCGGGCCTGCGCCGCCGGAGTCAAGGTGCTCCACCCGCGCTCGCCCCTGGTGATCCAGTACGCCTGGCGCTTCTTCGCCGAGACCGGGGAGGGGCGCATCCGCTTCACGCCCAACGCGCCCACGGTCCTCGACCTGGGGCAGTACGACCACCTCCGGCCCTGCCTCTCGGTCATGGGCTGCTGCCACCTCCTGCATCGCGAACGGCTGGAGCGCCTGGGCGTTCCCGGCTTCGACCCGCGCTTCTCGCCCTCCCAGGTGGACGACATCGAGCACGACCTCCAGATCTGGAAGGCGGGCGGCATGGTCCTCTTCGAGGGCCGCTCCGGGGTCGTCCACCTCCAGGACACCGGCGATCCGGCGCGGCGCACCCCGCTCTCCCTGGCCCAGGCCCAGGCCAACCACTTCAAGATGGAGCACAAGTTCAGCGGCGAGGAGCTGGAGGCCATGCGCCGGGACGTGGAACAGGCCGACGCGGAGGCCTTCCGCGCCGCGCTGCGGACGGTCTCGCCCTCCCTGCCCGCCCCGGCCCGGGAATTCTGGCGCGCCCTCGCGCCCTTCCTGCCCTGA
- a CDS encoding ATP-binding protein — protein sequence MAREPGKIFARLGLRGLLVVLVLLTLCPVLGLALYNAVQEREDAARQAQEDALRVMRLLAGGPEQAADYAHRILAALSRDPAIRRLDARACDDLFADLLRDNPEYADILALTPDGAVFSSGSRRALDIRRLYSPLLVDRNPATELSWAGVLQGRSILFFCQPVRDEHNHLAALLAVTVDLAGYGRSFEQANLPQGSTFSIAKADGSLLYHSQGDETLTPRLLPPEQLALFLELVKRGDEANATGIDRDGVERLYSVKRLSLGKGADDVYVRIGIPSRAVFAEVDGRLWRNLLGIGTAGVLVLLLTWLYGHRFILNRVRALTEAAQRISQGDFSARGGLTGGGGEFALLGRSFDSMAESLERREEERQAHMAELRDKESRIQALFDATTDSVMLLTPDGIILAANQIAAKRRNAEAVDLTGTLIFDSLPVEAAELRRIKLMEAARTGQPRVFDEEVGDRVYRLRIFPVTDERGAVTHLASFSRDITQRRHAERELLKAKRQAEAANEAKTQFLANMSHELRTPLNGILGMLQLLRSSALDQEQVRSLEMARQCADSLHKIVNNLLEMASIEAGSAEILEREFGLDEVLDPLLRTYEIQARLKGLSLEVERGAGLPARLLGDPFRLRQVLNNLLSNALRFTPTGSVTLSVLPDAGPADGEGRSRLTFAVRDTGIGIPPQAQAHIFESFELAEHYLNKRYGGSGLGLSIARQVVERMGGEIRLESAEGQGSTFTVSVPFSLPGIGTPAQPRPAAPRKPRKNLRILLVEDELVNRMFASQVLGRMDHAVTAVTNGAEAIQALERENFDLILMDVQMPVMDGITATKAIRDGRTRCRDPRIPIIALTAYAMESDRDRFLRIGMDDFVAKPFTVEALAQAIDRALPG from the coding sequence ATGGCCCGGGAACCAGGGAAAATCTTCGCCCGGCTCGGCCTGCGCGGCCTGCTGGTGGTGCTCGTCCTGCTGACGCTCTGTCCGGTCCTGGGCTTGGCCCTGTACAACGCGGTCCAGGAGCGCGAGGACGCGGCCCGGCAGGCCCAGGAGGACGCCCTGCGGGTCATGCGGCTGCTGGCCGGAGGCCCGGAGCAGGCCGCCGACTACGCCCACCGCATCCTGGCCGCCCTCTCCAGGGACCCGGCCATCCGGCGGCTCGACGCCCGGGCCTGCGACGATCTCTTCGCCGACCTCTTGCGCGACAATCCCGAATACGCCGACATCCTGGCCCTGACCCCGGACGGCGCGGTCTTCAGCTCGGGCTCCCGCCGGGCCCTGGACATACGCCGCCTGTACTCGCCGCTGCTGGTGGACCGCAATCCGGCCACCGAACTCTCCTGGGCCGGGGTGCTGCAGGGCCGCTCGATCCTCTTCTTCTGCCAGCCGGTGCGCGACGAACACAACCATCTGGCGGCCCTGTTGGCCGTCACCGTGGACCTCGCGGGCTACGGCCGGAGCTTCGAGCAGGCCAACCTGCCTCAGGGCTCCACCTTTTCCATCGCCAAGGCCGACGGCTCCCTGCTCTACCATTCCCAGGGCGACGAGACGCTGACCCCGCGCCTCCTGCCGCCGGAGCAGCTGGCCCTGTTCCTGGAACTGGTCAAACGCGGCGACGAGGCCAACGCCACGGGGATCGACCGCGACGGCGTGGAACGGCTGTACTCGGTCAAACGCCTGAGCCTGGGCAAGGGCGCGGATGACGTCTACGTGCGCATCGGCATCCCCAGCCGCGCCGTGTTCGCGGAGGTGGACGGCCGCCTCTGGCGCAACCTCCTGGGCATCGGGACGGCGGGCGTGTTGGTGCTCCTGCTCACCTGGCTTTACGGCCACCGCTTCATCCTGAACCGCGTGCGCGCCCTCACCGAGGCGGCCCAGCGCATCAGCCAGGGCGATTTCTCGGCCCGGGGCGGCCTGACGGGCGGCGGGGGCGAGTTCGCCCTCCTGGGCCGATCCTTCGACTCCATGGCCGAATCCCTGGAGCGCCGCGAGGAAGAGCGCCAGGCGCACATGGCCGAGCTGCGCGACAAGGAGAGCCGCATCCAGGCCCTGTTCGACGCCACCACCGACTCGGTCATGCTCCTGACCCCAGATGGAATCATCCTCGCGGCCAACCAGATCGCGGCCAAACGGCGCAACGCCGAGGCCGTGGACCTCACCGGCACGCTCATCTTCGACTCCCTGCCCGTTGAGGCGGCGGAGCTGCGCCGCATCAAGCTCATGGAGGCCGCCCGCACCGGACAGCCGCGCGTCTTCGACGAGGAGGTCGGGGACCGCGTCTACCGCCTGCGTATCTTCCCGGTGACCGACGAGCGGGGCGCGGTGACGCACCTGGCCAGCTTCTCGCGGGACATCACCCAGCGCCGCCACGCCGAACGGGAGCTGCTCAAGGCCAAGCGCCAGGCCGAAGCCGCCAACGAGGCCAAGACCCAGTTCCTGGCCAACATGAGCCACGAGCTGCGCACGCCGCTCAACGGCATCCTGGGCATGCTCCAGCTCCTGCGCTCCTCGGCCCTGGACCAGGAGCAGGTGCGCAGCCTGGAAATGGCCCGGCAGTGCGCCGACAGCCTGCACAAGATCGTCAACAATCTTCTGGAGATGGCCAGCATCGAGGCCGGGTCAGCGGAAATCCTGGAACGGGAGTTCGGCCTGGACGAGGTGCTCGACCCCCTGCTGCGGACCTACGAGATCCAGGCCCGGCTCAAGGGGCTGTCCCTGGAGGTGGAGCGCGGGGCCGGACTGCCCGCGCGGCTGCTGGGCGACCCCTTCCGGCTGCGCCAGGTGCTCAACAACCTGCTCTCCAACGCCCTGCGCTTCACGCCCACGGGCTCGGTGACCCTCTCCGTGCTCCCGGACGCCGGCCCGGCCGATGGCGAGGGCCGCAGCCGCCTGACCTTCGCCGTGCGCGACACCGGCATCGGCATCCCGCCCCAGGCCCAGGCGCACATCTTCGAGAGCTTCGAGTTGGCCGAGCACTACCTGAACAAGCGCTACGGCGGCTCCGGGCTGGGCCTGTCCATCGCCCGCCAGGTGGTCGAACGCATGGGCGGCGAAATCCGGCTGGAGAGCGCCGAGGGCCAGGGCAGCACCTTCACCGTGAGCGTGCCCTTCAGCCTGCCCGGGATCGGGACCCCGGCCCAGCCCCGGCCCGCCGCTCCCCGCAAGCCGAGGAAGAACCTGCGCATCCTCCTGGTGGAGGACGAGCTGGTCAACCGCATGTTCGCCAGCCAGGTGCTCGGCCGCATGGACCACGCGGTCACGGCCGTGACCAACGGGGCCGAGGCCATCCAGGCCCTGGAACGGGAAAACTTCGACCTCATCCTCATGGACGTGCAGATGCCGGTCATGGACGGCATCACGGCCACCAAGGCGATCCGCGACGGCCGCACCCGCTGCCGCGATCCGCGCATCCCGATCATCGCGCTCACGGCCTACGCCATGGAGAGCGACCGCGACCGCTTCCTGCGCATCGGCATGGACGATTTCGTGGCCAAGCCCTTCACCGTGGAGGCCCTGGCCCAGGCCATCGACCGGGCCCTCCCCGGCTGA
- a CDS encoding response regulator has product MAADPCVLIVDRNPRVRAFLARELESLGVRALLARDRHQARELLGRERPPDVLICDAEALSGGPGWASELCPASPMVVLTYPGDGPEAGIVCAHVLVEKTGDPSPLLAAVLDLLRGGTPGGGVEKMLTEESGPASGGASGVE; this is encoded by the coding sequence ATGGCCGCGGATCCCTGCGTGCTCATCGTGGACCGCAATCCCCGGGTGCGGGCCTTCCTGGCCCGCGAACTGGAGAGCCTCGGCGTGCGCGCGCTCCTGGCCCGCGACCGGCACCAGGCCCGCGAGCTGTTGGGTCGCGAACGGCCGCCGGACGTCCTGATCTGCGACGCCGAGGCCCTGTCCGGCGGGCCGGGCTGGGCCTCGGAACTCTGCCCGGCCTCCCCGATGGTGGTCCTGACCTACCCCGGCGACGGTCCGGAGGCGGGCATCGTCTGCGCCCACGTCCTGGTGGAGAAGACCGGCGATCCCTCGCCCCTGCTGGCCGCCGTGCTCGACCTGCTGCGCGGCGGGACCCCCGGCGGCGGGGTGGAAAAAATGCTGACAGAGGAGTCGGGCCCGGCCAGCGGCGGCGCATCGGGAGTGGAGTAA
- a CDS encoding ATP-binding protein, which produces MSDQHSKARLGWLSLRARIAALLVGLMLATTAGAVYTLLYAGRTQAIFTELEQYEVAPLLAAQALENAFVMQKGYVTYYMLTGDEEWIKRLDAQRRAFENWLGRARETENLEGGRGILNRIEAEYFRYAGARDEVIELYREGRKREGEAKHWIIREQFLQITALAEQYKQIHNESITQASATYRERARVVTGLSLAAIVLTVILGFGLCWVLYRQILAPIRRLAADTPQPSPGALFNEVGALSDRVGTLLEDVNKAKTLLAESRETLRQTEKLALVGKLAAGVAHSIRNPLTSVKMRLFSLERGLQLEPRQKEDFEVIADEIKHLDTIIRNFLEFSRRPKLKIQRVSPSAVVDMTLQLLHHRLESFGVDVEVNREDALPEVDVDPEQLKEALVNLLLNACDAMGHGGHIVISEEKGIVPPLGRAVVIRIGDSGPGIAPELREEVFQPFFSTKEEGTGLGLPIAKRILEEHGGWLHLHAVEGKGATFVLALPCKEDTSWLRS; this is translated from the coding sequence GTGTCCGATCAGCACTCCAAGGCCCGCCTGGGCTGGCTCAGCCTGCGGGCGCGCATCGCGGCCCTGCTCGTGGGACTCATGCTGGCCACCACGGCGGGCGCGGTCTACACCCTCCTCTACGCCGGGCGCACCCAGGCCATCTTCACCGAGCTGGAGCAGTACGAGGTCGCCCCGCTCCTGGCCGCCCAGGCCCTGGAGAACGCCTTCGTCATGCAGAAGGGCTACGTGACCTACTACATGCTCACCGGCGACGAGGAGTGGATCAAGAGGCTCGACGCGCAGCGCCGAGCCTTCGAGAACTGGCTCGGCCGGGCGCGGGAGACCGAGAACCTGGAAGGCGGCCGCGGAATCCTCAACCGCATCGAGGCCGAATACTTCCGCTACGCCGGGGCCCGCGACGAGGTCATCGAACTCTACCGCGAAGGCCGCAAGCGCGAGGGCGAGGCCAAGCACTGGATCATCCGCGAGCAGTTCCTCCAGATCACGGCCCTGGCCGAGCAGTACAAGCAGATCCACAACGAGAGCATCACCCAGGCCAGCGCGACCTACCGCGAACGCGCCCGGGTGGTCACGGGCCTGTCCCTGGCGGCCATCGTGCTCACCGTGATCCTGGGCTTCGGCCTCTGCTGGGTGCTCTACCGCCAGATCCTCGCGCCCATCCGCCGCCTGGCGGCGGACACGCCCCAGCCCTCGCCCGGGGCCCTGTTCAACGAGGTGGGCGCGCTCTCCGACCGGGTGGGCACTTTGCTGGAGGACGTGAACAAGGCCAAGACCCTCCTGGCCGAGAGTCGGGAAACGCTGCGCCAGACCGAGAAGCTGGCCCTGGTGGGCAAGCTGGCCGCGGGCGTGGCCCACAGCATCCGCAACCCCCTGACCTCGGTGAAGATGCGCCTCTTCTCCCTGGAGCGCGGGCTGCAGCTCGAACCGCGCCAGAAGGAGGACTTCGAGGTCATCGCCGACGAGATCAAGCACCTGGACACCATCATCCGCAACTTCCTGGAGTTCTCGCGGCGGCCCAAGCTCAAGATCCAGCGCGTCAGCCCCTCGGCCGTGGTGGACATGACCCTCCAGCTTCTCCACCACCGCCTGGAATCCTTCGGCGTGGACGTGGAGGTGAACCGCGAGGACGCCCTGCCCGAGGTGGACGTGGACCCCGAGCAGCTCAAGGAGGCCCTGGTGAACCTCCTGCTCAACGCCTGCGACGCCATGGGTCACGGCGGCCACATCGTCATCAGCGAGGAAAAGGGCATCGTCCCGCCCCTGGGCCGGGCCGTGGTCATCCGCATCGGCGATTCCGGCCCGGGCATCGCTCCCGAACTGCGCGAGGAGGTCTTCCAGCCCTTCTTCAGCACCAAGGAGGAGGGCACGGGCCTGGGCCTGCCCATCGCCAAGCGCATCCTGGAGGAGCACGGCGGCTGGCTCCACCTGCACGCCGTGGAGGGCAAGGGCGCGACATTCGTCCTGGCCTTGCCCTGCAAGGAGGACACGTCATGGCTGAGATCCTGA
- a CDS encoding sigma-54 dependent transcriptional regulator, producing the protein MAEILIVDDDLHLRESFEKLLAGEGHTVRAAASGEAGLRLVEERSPDLVVMDVRMPGMDGLAAFQAMRKVDPKLQAIIMTAFGTTETAIEATKMGAFDYVLKPFDIPDILDLIHRALEAGALMRGRVGLGPSAEAEPGEALVGTGKAMNEVYKAIGRAAPTDALVLIRGESGTGKELVARAVYQHSLRADRPFLVINCVAIPETLLESELFGYEKGAFTGAAARRVGKIEQANRGTVFLDEIGDMPLSIQAKILRLLQEKKIERLGGREPIPVDVRIIAATNRDLEAAVTEGRFREDLYYRLKVVTLNLPPLRERREDIPLLADFFLARYSREMDMPNPGLTPEAVEALASHPWPGNVRELGNSLHKALIFSRGAPLTREDVLAAVGGPRTGTAPAGSEGGEPLAAFVRRTLTEKAGENAFDQLMDHVGRLVIREALEITGGNRTRAARLLGLSRPTLLARIEKYGLRIGAQVS; encoded by the coding sequence ATGGCTGAGATCCTGATCGTGGACGACGACCTGCACCTGCGCGAGAGCTTCGAGAAACTCCTCGCGGGCGAGGGGCACACGGTGCGGGCGGCGGCCTCGGGCGAGGCCGGGCTGCGCCTGGTGGAGGAGCGTTCCCCGGATCTCGTGGTCATGGACGTGCGCATGCCGGGCATGGACGGGCTGGCCGCCTTCCAGGCCATGCGCAAGGTGGACCCCAAGCTCCAGGCCATCATCATGACCGCCTTCGGCACCACGGAGACGGCCATCGAGGCCACCAAGATGGGGGCCTTCGACTACGTGCTCAAGCCCTTCGACATCCCGGACATCCTGGACCTCATCCATCGCGCCCTGGAGGCCGGGGCGCTCATGCGCGGCCGCGTGGGCCTGGGGCCCTCGGCCGAGGCCGAGCCCGGCGAGGCGCTGGTGGGCACGGGCAAGGCCATGAACGAGGTCTACAAGGCCATCGGCAGGGCCGCGCCCACCGACGCCCTGGTGCTCATCCGGGGCGAGTCCGGCACGGGCAAGGAGCTGGTGGCCCGGGCCGTGTACCAGCACAGCCTGCGCGCGGACCGGCCGTTCCTGGTCATCAACTGCGTGGCCATCCCGGAGACGCTCCTGGAAAGCGAGCTGTTCGGCTACGAGAAGGGAGCCTTCACCGGCGCGGCCGCCCGGCGCGTGGGCAAGATCGAGCAGGCCAACCGGGGCACCGTGTTCCTGGACGAGATCGGGGACATGCCCCTGAGCATCCAGGCCAAGATCCTGCGCCTGCTCCAGGAGAAGAAGATCGAGCGCCTCGGCGGCCGGGAGCCCATTCCCGTGGATGTGCGCATCATCGCGGCCACCAACCGCGACCTGGAGGCCGCCGTGACCGAGGGCCGCTTCCGCGAGGACCTCTACTACCGACTCAAGGTCGTGACCCTGAATCTGCCGCCGCTGCGCGAACGCCGCGAGGACATCCCGCTCCTGGCGGACTTCTTCCTGGCCCGCTACAGCCGCGAGATGGACATGCCCAACCCGGGCCTGACCCCCGAGGCCGTGGAGGCCCTGGCCTCCCACCCCTGGCCCGGCAACGTGCGCGAGCTGGGCAACTCGCTGCACAAGGCCCTCATCTTCAGCCGGGGCGCGCCGCTCACCCGCGAGGACGTGCTGGCGGCCGTGGGCGGGCCGCGAACCGGAACCGCCCCGGCCGGATCCGAGGGCGGCGAGCCCCTGGCCGCCTTCGTGCGCCGCACGCTCACCGAGAAGGCGGGCGAAAACGCCTTCGACCAACTCATGGACCACGTGGGCCGCCTCGTCATCCGCGAGGCCCTGGAGATCACCGGCGGCAACCGCACCCGCGCGGCCCGGCTTCTGGGCCTTTCCCGGCCCACGCTCCTGGCCCGCATCGAGAAGTACGGCCTGCGCATCGGGGCCCAGGTCTCCTGA
- the fdhD gene encoding formate dehydrogenase accessory sulfurtransferase FdhD codes for MPDAYEYEIDAYGPRGFRRERIEAIREAPLTILLNGREVVTLLCTAKHPEYLAVGFCKSDALITEPGQLKDVRVEDRGDRILARVETSHDPLEGRTLQRAITSGCGKGTNFDRNVATVSRRRIDAPLSVTPDQLLRLAAELHARSTLYERTRGCHNSSLCTPEEMLIFREDIGRHNAIDMIVGQCFLEGIPTHDKMIVSTGRVASEILLKAARIGVPVLASTAVATRFSVELAREIGITLVGNIQDDGLWVYNAAGRIAGLQPFFPPVSSGAKT; via the coding sequence ATGCCCGACGCCTACGAATACGAGATCGACGCCTATGGGCCGCGCGGCTTTCGACGCGAACGCATCGAGGCCATCCGCGAGGCGCCCCTGACCATCCTGCTCAACGGCCGCGAGGTGGTCACCCTGCTCTGCACGGCCAAGCACCCGGAGTATCTGGCCGTGGGCTTCTGCAAGTCCGACGCCCTCATCACCGAGCCCGGCCAGCTCAAGGACGTGCGCGTGGAGGACCGGGGCGACCGCATCCTGGCCCGCGTGGAGACCAGCCACGATCCCCTGGAAGGCCGCACGCTCCAGCGCGCCATCACCTCCGGCTGCGGCAAGGGCACGAACTTCGACCGCAACGTGGCCACCGTGTCCCGGCGGCGCATCGACGCCCCCCTGAGCGTGACGCCGGACCAGCTCCTGCGCCTGGCCGCCGAGCTGCACGCACGCTCCACGCTCTACGAGCGCACCCGGGGCTGCCACAACTCCTCCCTCTGCACGCCGGAGGAGATGCTCATCTTCCGAGAGGACATCGGACGACACAACGCCATCGACATGATCGTGGGCCAGTGCTTCCTGGAAGGCATTCCCACCCATGACAAGATGATCGTCTCCACCGGCCGCGTGGCCTCCGAAATCCTGCTCAAGGCCGCGCGCATCGGCGTCCCCGTGCTGGCCTCCACGGCCGTGGCCACCCGCTTCTCCGTGGAGCTGGCCCGGGAAATCGGCATCACCCTGGTGGGCAACATCCAGGATGACGGGCTCTGGGTCTACAACGCCGCCGGGCGGATCGCCGGCCTCCAGCCCTTCTTCCCCCCTGTTTCGTCTGGTGCCAAAACATGA